The Spirosoma sp. SC4-14 DNA window CATGTTATGTGTTTTGCTGATCGCTGATAACGTCCACAACCGGACAGCCTCTGTTCACTTGCGGACAAAAGTACAGGGGCTTTTTTCCCGATTAAAACAACAAATTATGAGATGGCTCTTTTCGATGATGAACCGTATAAAATTTGGTGTGAGCGGTTATTTCGTGGTTATTGAGTCTTTGCCTATGTTTTTTTTGCCAGATAACGATGGCTTACAGAATAATCATTGGTTGTTTTGGTAAGTAAGAAATAGTTTGACGAGGTTAATGATATTTTCCGAATAATTCATGCATCATACGTTGAAATTCAGATTGTGGGGGGGCGGAAATGACGATGGTTTCTGAAGAAAGGGGATGATTAAACTGAAGCTGACAGGCGTGTAGCAGCATGGTATTCATCTGAAAATGATCCAGAAAAAGTTTATTCTGCTTGTTGCAGCCGTGCGGACGATCACCAATAATGGGGTGCAGAATATGGGCCATGTGCTTCCGCAACTGATGCATTCGGCCGGTAGTGGGCGTGAGCTCAACGAGTGAGTAGCGGGATGTCTGATGTTTGCCGAATGGCAATGGAATTTCGGTACGCTGGAGGGTTTTCAGGCGCGTAACAGCATCCTGAACTACACCGTCGTCGCGCCGGAGTGGATAGTCAATAACCTGTTCATTAGCCGTATAGCCACGAACAATAGCCCGGTAGGCTTTCGATAATAAACCATCAGCAAACTGTTGCTGCATCAGGGAGTTCATGGTCTCATTCAGGGCAAAAAGAAGAACACCACTCGTTTTGCGATCAAGTCTATGAACCGGATAAACCCGTTGCCCAAGCTGGTTGCGGAGAACCTGAACCGCAAATTCGCTGGCATCGCTGGCAATTGGCGACCGATGCACCAGCAGCCCATGTGGTTTATTGATCGCTACCAAGTCATCCGATCGATAGAGTACATCGAGCGTGGCAGTTGAAGGAAGTGATGACGAATCTGAATGCATAGCCTACAAAATTACTTGCAGATTACGAATATCTGTTCTGCAAACCACTACAGCACTTCTGATAGATGTACTATCTTTGTGGTTCGATCGAATAGTTTAGCATCAAATCGCTACCTGAGAATTGCTCAGACGATCCAATGCGCCTAACACTAACTACCTGTCAACGTCATTTTCATGTCTCTTTCAACAAATTCATTGCGGGTGCTTGTCGTCGGATGCGGCAACATGGGAGCTTCCCATGCAACCGCGTATAAAAACCTCGACGGATTCGAAATTTGCGGTATCGTATCGACCGGTAATAGTAAGGTTATACTCAACCAACGACTGGGTGGCGGCTATCCGCTATTCGACAATTATGCAACAGCATTAGCCGAAACCAAACCCGATGCTGTTTGTATTTCGACCTATCCCGACACCCACGAATCGTTTGCTATTCAGGCTTTTGAGCAAGGCTGCCATGTGTTTATCGAAAAGCCAGTGGCCGACACCGTCGAAGGCGCTAAGCGAGTTATGGCTGCTGCCCAAAAAGCGGGTAAAAAACTCGTTGTGGGCTATATTCTGCGGCATCATCCGTCCTGGGAAAAATTTGTTGACGTGGCCCGCGAGATGGGGAAACCGCTGGTGATGCGGATGAACCTAAACCAACAGAGCCACGGAGCCATGTGGACCGTTCACCGGAATCTGATGAAAAGCCTGAGCCCAATTGTCGATTGTGGAGTTCATTATATTGATGTGATGTGCCAGATGACACGTTCGAAACCCGTTCAGGTAAATGCCATTGGTGCCCGACTGACCGACGAAATTCCGGCTGGTAATTACAATTACGGCCAGCTACAGATCCGTTTCGAGGATGGCTCGGTGGGCTGGTATGAAGCCGGGTGGGGACCCATGATGAGCGAAACAGCTTTCTTTGTGAAAGACGTAATTGGGCCGAAAGGCTGTGTGTCGATAGTGGCGAAAAATGCCGGAGCAGCTGGTAAATCAGATGATGTTGA harbors:
- a CDS encoding Gfo/Idh/MocA family oxidoreductase; protein product: MSLSTNSLRVLVVGCGNMGASHATAYKNLDGFEICGIVSTGNSKVILNQRLGGGYPLFDNYATALAETKPDAVCISTYPDTHESFAIQAFEQGCHVFIEKPVADTVEGAKRVMAAAQKAGKKLVVGYILRHHPSWEKFVDVAREMGKPLVMRMNLNQQSHGAMWTVHRNLMKSLSPIVDCGVHYIDVMCQMTRSKPVQVNAIGARLTDEIPAGNYNYGQLQIRFEDGSVGWYEAGWGPMMSETAFFVKDVIGPKGCVSIVAKNAGAAGKSDDVDSHTKTESLRVHRATLNANDEFAEADTWIDMQDEPNHQELCNREQRYFLKAIQENLDLTDHMQDAVNSLQIAFACDESVRTGLPVYL
- a CDS encoding pseudouridine synthase produces the protein MHSDSSSLPSTATLDVLYRSDDLVAINKPHGLLVHRSPIASDASEFAVQVLRNQLGQRVYPVHRLDRKTSGVLLFALNETMNSLMQQQFADGLLSKAYRAIVRGYTANEQVIDYPLRRDDGVVQDAVTRLKTLQRTEIPLPFGKHQTSRYSLVELTPTTGRMHQLRKHMAHILHPIIGDRPHGCNKQNKLFLDHFQMNTMLLHACQLQFNHPLSSETIVISAPPQSEFQRMMHELFGKYH